GGCCGGGTTATCCGAGTTGCTAATAAAGATTATATTAATTTTTCTGGCAACGATTACTTAGGCTTAGCTTGTGATCCACAGGTTTTACAAGCTTACGCCGACGGGGCGCTTCGTTATGGTGCCGGTAGTACTGGCTCGCCGCTGGTTACCGGCCAGCATGCTATTCATCAGCAGCTAAACGATACGTTATGCGAGTGGTTAGGTTTTGAGCGCAGCTTATTGTTTTCATCGGGCTTTGCAGCTAATCAAGCCATGCTAATGACGTTAAGCGATAAGCATGATGTTTTATTGTTAGATAAATTAAGCCACGCCTCGTTAATTGATGCCGCGCAACATAGCACCGCTAGCTTTAAACGCTTTGCTCATAATGATTTATCGGCATTAGCACAGCAGTTACAGCGCCATCAAGAGGCTAATGCCATGGTCGTCACGGAAGGGGTGTTTAGCATGGACGGCGATAGCCCTGATCTTGCTGCTACTGCCAAACTGTGCCAACAACATAACGCCTATTTATTACTGGATGATGCCCATGGCATTGGCATGTTAGGCGAGCAAGGTCGGGGCAGTGCCGCCGCGCAACAAGTTGCTTCGTCTGAGTTATTTTGCAGTATGGCTAATTTTGGTAAAGCTTTGGGGGTGGCTGGGGCATTTATTGGCGCCAGCAGCACCGTTATTGATTATTTAGAGCAATTTGCGCGGCATTATGTGTATAGCACGGGTTTATCACCCGCACTGTGCGCAGCCGTGTTAACCAGTATAAGGTTATGCCGTGAACAGCAATGGCGCCGAGATAAGTTACAGCAAAATATTCAGCTGTTTAGGCAGTTAGCCATCGCTGCCGATTTACCTATATTAACGTCTAACACTGCCATTCAAGCGGTAATCATCGGCAGTTCAGAGCAGGCATTACAACTTAGTGCCGCTTTAAAACAACCGCAGATTTGGCTCAGCGCCATTAGACCTCCAACAGTGCCGGTTGGTAGTGCAAGGTTACGCGTTACATTAAGTAGCCAGCATCAAACTGCTGATATTCATCAGCTTATTACATATTTAAGGCAGAATTATGACCTTATTGCCTGATCTCGCTATACAGCAACAACTTAGCCAGCAACTAGCCGCGCAATTGCATCAACAAGCGCCGATTACGGCGCAAATAGCTCAGCGTTTTGGTAAAGCCCGTGAAAGCTATGTTGGCGCGGCGCGTTTACAACAACAGGTGGCGTTAAACGCATTAACGTTATTACCCAGCACAAGCCAAGGCCATTTAGTAGATTTAGGCTGTGGTCCAGGTTGGCTGCATCCTAAGTTTACAGAATACTGTCAACAGTTAACCGCAATTGATCTTAGCCAAGATATGTTAGCTAAAGCCGCAGAGTTAGCTTTAGCTAAAGAGTATCTACAAGCAGATGCAGCACATTTACCGCTAGCGGATAACAGTGTTGATAAGGTGTTTTCTAGCTTAATGCTGCAATGGTGCCCTAAACCAAGCCAGGTGTTATCCGAAATGGAACGGGTTTTAGCCAACAACGGTCAGTTTGTGATTAGCACTTTAGTTCAAGGTTCGCTAGATGAACTACGCCATGCTTTTGCGACGTTGGATAATGAAAACCATGTTAATGAATTTCTACCGGCCGAACAGCTAATGAAGCTTTGTCAGCAAATACCCGGTATTAATTGGCAATTTGTGCAGCGCAGTTATCCATTATATTACCCCGACGTAATAAGCTTAGCCCGAGAGTTAAAAGCATTAGGGGCCAACCAAGTAGTGGGTAAAAAACGTTTAGGCTTAACTGGCAAACAGTATTGGCAGCAACTTGCGCAAGCTTATGAACAACATCGTACTGCCATCGGTTTAAAAGCCAGTTATCAGGTGTTATTTATCTATGGCAAAAAACTTGGGCCAACAAATGAGCCAGAACATGAGCTGTAAAACGGTATTTATTACTGCAACCGATACCGATGCCGGTAAAACCTATGTCAGTGTGATGTTGCTGCAAGGACTTAAGCAGTTAAATCAGCAAGTGATAGCGGTTAAGCCTATAGCCGCCGGCGGTCTTGAGGTAAGCGGTCATATGGCAAATGAGAATAGCGACGCCTTATTATTGCAACAACATTCTAGTAACGCGTTACCACACTCTTGGCATAACCCACTGTTTTTTCAGCAACCGGTAGCACCGCATTTAGCGGCAGCGCTAAGTCAGCAACCTATTAATGAAGCAGTGCTTAATCATAGCTTGCAACAGTGGCAACAACATCCTGCAGATGTTTGTGTCATAGAAGGCGCTGGTGGTTGGTTACTGCCACTAAATAATAAACGCTATTTGGCTGACTGGGTGGCCGAACATAAACTAGCGGTGATTGTGGTGATAGGCGTAAAATTAGGCTGCTTAAATCACGCTATGTTAACCCTGCGTGAAATAGAGCGCAGTGGCTGCAAGATTGTTGGTTGGGTGGCCAATTGCGTAGATCCGCACATGTTATTGTTAGAACAAAACATTCAAGACTTGCAACAGAGGATTAGCCAGCCATGTTTAGCGGTATTGCCTTTTCAGCCTTGCACTCAGCTAAGTACTAAGGACTCTGACCCCACACATCCAACACATAATAGCGCCTATGCTGAACAAGCCAAACAATTGGCTACAGCTGTTATGGCATTGCTTTAATCCAATTGCTTTACATCCTAAAGTGAAGCTAAGCATAAACTGACACTTGTCAGCCAAGTGTCTTATCCATCCCAGTCATATAAGCGTTTAGCTCAGCATACTTATATTTATACATATACTTAGAATTATGCTTTTAGCTAAGCTATTACTGTTCATCTTCATCGCAAAGATTATTCAAAACGGCGGCTAAATACGCTTAATTACAATTGATTTGTTAACTAAACGCCAAAACAAATTGAAAATACGCCGCGCGCCCTCATATTAACTACAGTCAATTTTAAAAAGGTCATCAACGTGAAAAGAATTGTTTTATTTTTAGCCACTAACTTGGCGGTAATCGCAGTGTTAAGCATCGTGCTTAACGTAGTGTTTAGTATGTTGGGTGTGGATCGCAGCAGTATTAGCGGTTTATTAGTGTTTGCTGCGGTGTTTGGTTTTGGTGGTTCGTTTATTTCGTTAGCTATTTCAAAATGGATGGCCAAGCGCTCAACCGGGGCAGTCGTAATAGAACAGCCGCGTAATGCCACTGAACAGTGGTTAATGGCAACGGTAGCTCGGCAAGCTAAAGCGGCTAATATTGGTATGCCAGAAGTGGCCGTATACGACTCACCTGAGATGAATGCGTTTGCCACTGGTATGAACCGCAATAATGCACTTGTTGCTGTCAGTACCGGCTTGTTGCGTAGTATGCGTCAAGAAGAAGTGGAAGCCGTATTAGCCCATGAAATATCTCACGTTGCAAATGGCGATATGGTGACGTTAACCTTAATTCAAGGTGTGGTGAATACGTTTGTTATCTTCTTTGCCCGCTTAGTTGCCGGTATGTTGAACAACAGCGGTAATAATAATAACCAAGGCGGTGGTTTTGCTTATTATGCCACTGTATTCGCGTTAGAAATGGTGTTTGGCGTGTTAGCGAGTATTATTGTGATGTGGTTTTCTCGTCAACGTGAATACCGTGCCGATGCCGGTGCCGCCAGAATTGAAGGCCCGCAGAAGATGATAGCTGCCTTAGAGCGTTTAAAAGGTAACTCTGAAAGTCATTTAGAAGGCAGTATGATGGCGTTTGGTATTGCTAGTGGCACTAAGAAGTCAGAGCTGTTTTTAAGTCATCCACCATTAGAAAAACGTATAGCTGCGTTACGTGGAGGTGCATTTTAATGTCGAATGAAGAGTCTAGTTTAACCAATGTTAAACTGTCAGTGCTTGAGTTGGCTCCGGTGCGTGATACCGGAGATACAGCCGAGGCCTTGCATAATGCTTTGGCGTTAGCTCAGCATGTTGAGGCGTTAGGCTACTCACGTTTTTGGGTAGCAGAGCACCACAACATGGACGGTATTGCTAGCTCTGCTGTTGCCGTGCTGTTGGGGTATTTAGCAGCGGGCACGAAAAGTATTCGTTTAGGCTCGGGTGGTATTATGTTGCCCAATCATGCTCCGTTAGTGATAGCAGAGCAGTTTGGTACCCTTGAAACCTTGTACCCAGGCCGAATTGAGCTTGGGTTGGGCCGGGCACCAGGCTCAGATCAGTATACCGCACATGCATTAAGACGCGCTCGCTCTGGAAGTGCAGAGGACTTTCCGCAAGATGTAGCTGAATTACAGCACTATTTGCGGCCGGCCAAACCAGGACAACGCGTAGTAGCTACCCCTGGCAATGGCACCAATGTACCGCTTTGGTTGCTGGGCTCTAGCTTATTTAGCGCCCAATTGGCGGCTGAGTTAGGCTTACCTTATGCCTTTGCCTCCCATTTTGCGCCGCGTTTTATGCAGCAAGCCATCACCTTATACCGAGATAACTTTAAGCCTTCAGCAGAACTTGCCAAGCCTTATGTCATGTTAGGCGTACCTTTGCTGGCAGCTGAGACTGACGAGCAGGCTGAATATTTAGCGACCACCGCTTATCAACGCATTTTAGCACTGGTGCGGGGCGACTCGTTAAAAATGAAACCACCGGTACACAGCATGCAAGGATTATGGCTACCGCATGAGCAGCAAGCGGTTGAAAACTTCTTTGCTATGGCTGTAGTGGGTGGCCCAGACAAAGTTAAAGCAGGCTTACAGCGAATTGTTAATGAGACACAGGCCGATGAATTAATATTCACCTGTGATTTGTATAACGCTAGCGATAGGTTGAAAAGTTTTGAACTGGCAATGCAAGCCAAGCAAAGCTAGACAAGCAGAAATGCAAAGAAAATAAGAAAAATGGCCACCGTTTAAGAGATTAAACGGTGGCCGTATTATTTTCAAATGTGAGAATTAAACTCTAGATTTAAACTTTACGCACAAATTCCGATTTTAGGCTCATTTGGCCAAAACCATCAATTTTACAATCAATATCATGATCAGCTTCCACTAAACGAATGTTTTTCACTTTAGTGCCAATTTTAACCACTGCTGACGAACCTTTAACTTTTAAGTCTTTAATCACTGTGACGGTATCACCATCTTGTAATTCATTACCTGCAGAATCACGAATAACTTTGGTATCACTTGAGGTGTCAGCAGCATCTGCAGACCATTCATGGCCACATTCTGGGCAAACTAATAAAACACCATCTTCATAAGTAAACACAGATGCGCATTTAGGGCAGGCCGGTAAAGTACTCATTACTATTTTCCTGATTAAAAATGTGAATATAAATAGCTATCTAAGCCAATAAAGTTGCCATTATACCCGATAGCGCTAGCTTATGCTGATTATTAGCGCTGAGTCTATTAGTACTTTGTCTATTAGTACTAGCCCATTAGTGCATTGAATAGTGGTTATACGTTTGTCTAGCTGTTAGTACCGGCATTTTTTGCTACATTAATGCCATATGTGCATTCATTATAGTTAATTACGCTATTTTTAGGAGTTTGTATGATCAAAGCACCAAATATTGCCGCTTTTAATCCGCCACGAAGGATTTTAATGGGGCCGGGCCCATCGGATGTGCATCCACAAGTGTTAGCGGCGCAAGCAAAACCAACTATTGGCCATTTAGATCCGTTGTTTATTACCATGATGGATGAGTTAAAGCAGCTATTACAGTATGCGTTTCAAACCCGTAATGAAATGACGTTAGCCGTATCGGCACCCGGCAGTGCGGGCATGGAAACTTGTTTTGTTAATTTACTGCAGCCTGGTGATAGCGTTATTGTCTGTCGTAATGGTGTGTTTGGCGAGCGCATGCGCCAAAACGTGGTGCGCTGTGGTGCAACAGCTATTACCGTTGATAACGCTTGGGGCGAACCTGTATCTCCCGCAGCTGTAGAGCAAGCGTTAAAAGATCACCCTGAAGTGAAGTTTGTGGCATTTGTTCATGCTGAAACCTCAACTGGCGCTTTGTCGGATGCGAAAACATTATGCGCCTTAGCTAAAAAATATAATTGTTTATCCATTGTTGATGCGGTGACCTCTTTAGGCGGCTCTGAGCTACGTGTTGATGACTGGGGTATTGATGCCATTTATGCGGGGAGTCAAAAATGTTTATCTTGCGTGCCGGGCTTATCACCCGTGTCTTTTTCACCGGCCGCAGTTGAAGTTATTAAAGCGCGAACTGTTCCGGTACAAAGCTGGTTTTTAGATCAAAGCTTAGTCATGGCTTATTGGAGCGGCGGTGCTAAGCGCAGTTATCATCATACGGCGCCAGTCAATGCCTTATATGCACTGCATGAGTCGCTACGTTTATTAGCGGCAGAAGGCTTAGAGCAAGCATGGCAACGCCATAACGATATGCATCAGTTACTTAAAACAGGTCTTGAACCATTAGGTTTAAATTTTGTGGTTGCCCAAGAGTCACGTTTACCGCAATTAAATGCCGTGTTCATCCCAGAGGGTGTTGATGACGCTGCCGTGCGTAAACAACTGCTTGAAGACTATAATTTAGAAATTGGCGCAGGCTTAGGAGACTTAGCCGGCAAAGCATGGCGCATAGGTCTTATGGGTTATGCCGCTAAGCGCGAAAATGTCGCCTTATGCTTACAAGCACTACAAAATGTATTAGTTAAATCTGCCTAAAATGACCTAACACAGGTTAAGCCCAGGCTTTACCCTTGCAATCTATTGCTAAGAGGGGGGCTTAACCTGCTGTTTACCAACTTGCCTCAGCTACTTATCGCTTTTAATTGGTGCCCCTTGCTGCTTCTGCTAACGTAGAGCGGGCTAAATAAGAAAACTATATAAGAAATAATAAAAAGAGGCATTTATGAAATTGCGTTACTCGGTATTAAGCTCAGCTTTAGTTGCTTGCCTTATGGGCTCGGCCTACGCAGCGGATGGTTATTACCGCTCACCGACCTTACATAACCAACAAATAATTTTTACCGCTGAAGGCGACTTATGGCAAGCCAGCACTCATGCTGCCGACGCGCGTCGGGTAACCAGCCATTTGGCCGAAGAAAGCCAAGCTATTATTTCTGCCGACGGTAAACAAGTGGCATTTGTAGCCAATTATGAAGGTGCCGATGAAATTTATATCATGCCTTTGGCTGGCGGTAGCGCTAAACGTTTAAGCTTTGAAAATAGCCGAGTGCGTATACAGCAGTGGCTAAGTGACGGCAGAATTTTATATAGCACTGACAGTGCCGTTGGGCCATCAAACTATTGGGTATTAAAAACCGTTGATCCTACAACTTTACAACGTGAAAGCATTCCATTAGCAGATGCATCAGGCGGTAGCATTGATGACAGTGGTAAACAGTTATTCTTTACCCGATTTGGTATTTCATTATCTGCCGACAACACTAAAGTGTATCGCGGTGGTGCCTTAGGTGAATTATGGCGCTGGCAGTTAGACTCAGATAAAGAAGCCGTATTATTAAGTAAACAGCATCAAGGTAATATTAGTCAGCCGATGTATTACCAACAGAGAGTTTATTTTGTTAGTGATGCTGATGGTAATAGCAATATTTGGTCAGTTGACAGCCAAGGTAATGACTTTAAGCAACATAGCTTTCATAAAGAATGGCGTATAGGCCGTGCTAGTTTGTCTAATGGCCAAATTGTTTATCAGTTAGGCGCCGATTTACACTTGCTCAATCTAAATGATAATAGCAGTCAGCCGGTTAACATTGCGCTGGCGTCTGATCGAGTACAGCAACGCGAGCGGTGGTTAGACAAACCCTTAAATTACTTAACCAGTGCCCATTATCAAAGCCAGCAAGCCGATAGCCAATTAGCCGTTATTACGGCACGGGGTCAAATTGTTATCTCGGCAACCGGTAAGCGACGTTTAGTCCAAGTTGATACGCCAGAAGGTAGTCGCTCACGTGAAGCGGTGCTAAGCAAAGATGGCAATTGGGTTTATGCTATTAACGATAGTAGTGGTGAAAATGAAATATGGCGCTTTGCCGCCGATGGCAGTAAAAATCATAAACAACTAACCAAAGATGGCACTAGCCATCGTTGGCAATTAGCGTTATCGCCTGATGGTCGATATATTGCCCATGATGATAAAGCCGGCGATTTATGGTTGCTCGATGTTAATAGTGGTAAAAATAGCAAAGTCTATCAAGAGGGTATTGGTTTACGTGGCTACTCTGATTTAGTTTGGTCTGCAGATAGTCAGTTATTAGCGTTTACCCTAAATGCGGCTAATGGCGAACGGGCAAGGCTTGGCTTATATAACTTAGCCGATAAACAGGCTCAGCTGATTACTTCTGCAAAATATGATTCTTATTCACCGACCATAAGCCCAGACGGCTTATGGCTGTACTTTGTATCCAATCGTAAATTTACTGCCACACCCGGTAGCCCTTGGGGCGATCGCAATATGGGGCCGATGTTTGATCAACGCAGTGAAATATTTGCCGTCAGCTTAAAGCAACAAGCCTGTTTTGGCTTTAGACCCGAGCAGGAGTTAGATAGCTGTAATGATAAAGCCGCATTAGACAGTCGCAATGGTAAAAAAGGTAACTTAGTGGACTGGCAAGGTGTGCAACAACGTTTATGGCAAGTGCCAGTGGCGGCTAGTAATTATTATAAGTTAGCCCTTAACGATAAACGTTTATACATGTTAGATCGTGCTACAGGTGCTAATAGTAAACGACAGTTAAAACAAGTTGAGTTAAGTCGTACTGAAGCCAAAGTAACTACCTTTGCTAGTGATGTAGCTGATTACCAACTGGCAGCCGATGGCAAAACGTTATTTGTACGTCAGCCAACTAAAGACGGCAAAGCCGAGATGTTAGTAGTAGCGGCGACGGACAAGTTGCCAAAAGAATTAAAGCATAATCGGTTAAATATTAATAATTGGCAATTAGCGCTGTCACCTACTGAAGAGTGGCAGCAAATGTTTGCTGATGCTTGGCGGATGCATCGTGATTTCTTATTTGATAAAGGCATGCGCGGACTGGATTGGCAGGCCAGTAAAGAAAAGTATCAACCGTTGCTGGCGCGAGTTACAGACCGTTATGAATTAGATGATGTGTTTGCGCAAATGATGGGCGAGTTAAATGCCCTACATTCCCAAGTGCGTGGTGGCGAGTATCGTCAAACTGATACCCAACCTAAAGTCGCTAGTTTAGGCGCCCGTTTTGTGGCGCAAAAATCTGGGCTTAAAGTAGAACAAATTTATCGTTCTGATCCGGAAGTGTTAGCCATGCTATCGCCATTAGCTAAACCGGGGGTTGATATTAGCGAAGGCGATATTATAACCGCCGTAAATGGCACGCCAGTTAATACCGAAGCTGACTTAATTCAACAGTTGCGTAATCAAGCCGGTAAACAAGTATTACTGAATGTGCAGCGTGGTAAAAAGCAATGGCAAACGGTGGTTGTTCCCGCAGGTCAAGATAGCCGGTTACGTTATCAAGATTGGGTGTGGCATAACCAACAAAAAGTAACAGAGCAAAGTAATAATGAGTTTGGTTATTTACATTTGTATGCAATGGGCAGCGGCGACGTATCGAATTTTGCTCGTGAATTTTATGCTAATTATGATAAAAAAGGCTTAATCATCGACGTTAGACGTAATCGCGGCGGTAACATTGATAGCTGGATTATTGAAAAACTATTACGTAAAGCATGGGCTTTTTGGCAACCTACGCAGGGAGCGGCTTATACCAACATGCAACAAACTTTTCGTGGTCATTTAGTGGTGCTTACAGATCAACTAACCTACTCAGATGGCGAAACCTTTGCAGCGGGTGTCAAAAGCTTAGGCTTAGCTCCATTAGTGGGTAAGCGAACCGCAGGGGCGGGCGTCTGGTTATCTGGCCGCAATCGTTTAAGTGATAATGGTATGGCGAGGGTGGCTGAAACCGCGCAGTATGCAATGGATGGTAGTTGGATCATTGAAGGCTATGGTGTTAGCCCTGACGTAGAAGTAGACAACTTACCTTATGCTACCTTTAACGGTGAAGATGCGCAGTTGCAACATGCGCTAGACTATTTAAATAAGCAGCTATTTCAACAACCCATAACCCCGCTTAAAGCAACGCTGCCAACAAGCGGTATTGCTGTGGATGTTAAAGCTTTATAATATTTATTTTTACTATAAAGTTATATTTATACAGCCATTTATGCTCGTTTAAGCGTTAAATTGGATAAAAAGCCCAGTCTTATGACTGGGCTTTTGTTTATGATTTATATAGAGTTACTTCTTTGTTTAACAGTGTGTTAATGAGTTTATTTAGCAATAAGTCATACTAAAGCTTTTCTTTATGTTTAATGCGGTCTATGGTGAGTAGTCACACTAAACGGGGATGTCATTATGTCAATAACACCTGATTTAACTGCAGAAGTTCGTATTTTAGCCCGCTATAATCTTGATAGCACAATGGAAGGTTTAAAAGTGCATCAAAATGCTGATGCACAAACTAAACAGGCCATACAACGCTTGTTCGAAAAAGGCTTAGTTAATCAACCTGATGGTGGTTATTTAACCGAGTTAGGTATGAGTTGTGCCGAACATATTCAATCCGCACTACGCATTTTGGACCATTCTAAAGAAACGGCGTAACCGGGTCTTCTCGCGGCGCAGTAACTGATGTAAAGCAGCTAGCGCCGCAGTATCTTGCTGATATAAAGCCTGATCGTACAGTGCTATTAGGCTATTCAACAATTCTGCATGCTTAGGGTAATTTCGACTAAGCTGCTGTAAATAACCACTTACCGAACTTGATGGGGTTTTATTCTGCCACAAGCTGGGTACGTACTGTTGTATTAATAGCGTGGCAGCAGGGACGTTAAGTCGCCGTTTTTTCTGTTGTAAATATAGCCAGCTTAAAACCAAAATCGCCAGAATAAAGCCTAACCCTACCAGTAAATGCCAAGCATAGCGTTTTAACGTGCGCCAAATGTCTAATTGTTGGCTAGTATCAAAACCCAGCACCCATACTGACCAGTAATAATCGATATGGCGAAATTGCTGCCGCAGGTCACTTAGCCAGCTTATTTGTTGCCAACCAGATTGTAACATTAACCGCTGCTCGTCGTTTAATGCGGCATTTAAATCTTGTAACACACGCTCGGGCGCGACAGCTGCTGTGGGATCAAACTTATACCAATGTTGATCAACTAAATATTCCACCCACGCATGAGCTTCACGCTGGGTGACTTGTAAGTAGTTTTGTTCGGCATACCAATTACCGCCCTGATAACCACCGACTACGCGTGCTGGAATACCCACGCTGCGTAACATAAAAGCGGCAGCTGAAGCATAATGACTGCAAAATCCGGTTTTGGTCTCAAATAAAAATTGGTCAATACTATCTTTGCCTAATCGAGGTGGCGTTAGGCTATAAAAATAGGCTTGTTGATTAAAATGATTAGCGACTGCCTTAACAAAAGCATCTGGAGTAGGCGCATTAGCAAATAACTGCTGAGCAAAGGCTTTACTGGCTGCATTGCCATTAGCCAGAGTTAAGTTGCGATCTCGCTCTGCTGCTGAGATCAAACCGATGGGCTGCTCAATACTGGCTAGCTGATAAGGTAAACGTTGGCTGACAATAGTGTTAGCTTGCACTAAGCCAGCTTGCTGGATTTGAACTGGGCCTTGGCTTTGAACCGGATTAGCTAACGAGAATAAGCTTCTTTGCTGACTAGGCTCGGCAATGACCTTATAGCGTATTAGATCGGTAACTTCATTTGGATTACTTAACGTATCTATATTTGCAGCGGGTTGTTTAGCCTTATTAGAGCTGTTTTTCACTTCGTCGACATGCCAACTGCGGCCATCAAATTGTTCATATATCTTAGCCCGCCAATACAGTTGCTGTTGTGGCGGGGGTGCTTGGCTAAACTCAACCCGAAACGCCACACTGTCGTTTTGCACTAATTGCTCAATACTGCCCGGATCAATGCTGTCACCAAGCCCTGTGGTGGCCATATTTATATTAGGAATTTGCCAAAATGGTGCTAGCCTTGGAAACAGCACAAAACAGGCTAGCCACAGTGGAATAATAATGACCACGCTTTGTATTAAGGCACGTTGTGGTATCCGGGTATGTGCTGGCGCAAACAAATGGTAATGCAAGTATAAATTTAGCCCTATTAAGCCAAAAATAAGCAGTGCCATTAGCATTGACTGATGCAAAATAAAGCCGCTAGCTAATAAAAAGTATTGCACCCAAACCAATTGCTGGCGCTCTGCTGCTTTTTGCAATAACCACAAACGACAATTAACCGCTAATAATAGTATTTGCAGCATTAAGTTTAATACGCCGGCTTGACGAATATTTACCAGTAAGCCGACTAATATTAACGCCGCAACAATATTGACTTGCAGTACACTTACATGCCAAACATTTACTTGCGAGCCACTCTCTTTATTACCAACATACTTGGTATTTGCGGCAACAGCTTTAGCCTTGTAAGCCTGCAGTAAATATAAACCTAAACTGCTACAAATGACCAATATAAACCACAGAGGTAAAGCACTGTGTAATAAAAGGGTCAGAGTGAATAACAGACTACTAAAGCCAATAGCTTGCTTGAACTGAATGGACTGTATTGTGGCTACTTGCATGGATATAACGCCAAATGTTGTAAGCAACGCTGTAAGTGTAATGCGCCCTGACTGGGTGGATAAGTCACTTTAGACGTTTTTAAACCATAAAACTGCTTATCCGCTTCTAAGGCTAGCAGTTTTTCACAGCCGTAACTTAATGCTTGCTCTAGCGCAGCACCACTTAAATCAGCAATGGTTACCCAGCTAGGATCATATTGTTGAATAGGCTCACGTAATCGCACTATGGGCCTAGTGCTGTCGCGTGCTAAACGCTTCCATAAAATCAAGTTTAAACTATCACCGGTTTGGTATTGGCGTAATTGCTGGCTAATTTCAGTATCTAAATGCGGTTGGACCGTTTTGTTTTGACCAAAATGAGTACTGCTGGTTTTTAGTGGACTAGGATAGACCCAATACTGTTGTTTTAAAGCGATATAACTCCAACTGCGCCATAAGCCAAAAGGATAACTACTGCTGACTTTTAATCGCGGTAAGGGATAATGGCCACGGCTTTTGCCGGCAATATTTAAGCTTAACGCTGTGTCTAATGTTGGTTTGATGACACTATACGCTAGGTTATGAGGTTGGTTAATAAACTGGAATTTCAGCATATAACGCGGGCTTTGCGAGACAGTGCTGATATTAATGGCCAAATCTTGATCAGCATAACCCTCATTATTGCTACTGCA
The sequence above is drawn from the Rheinheimera salexigens genome and encodes:
- a CDS encoding S41 family peptidase — translated: MKLRYSVLSSALVACLMGSAYAADGYYRSPTLHNQQIIFTAEGDLWQASTHAADARRVTSHLAEESQAIISADGKQVAFVANYEGADEIYIMPLAGGSAKRLSFENSRVRIQQWLSDGRILYSTDSAVGPSNYWVLKTVDPTTLQRESIPLADASGGSIDDSGKQLFFTRFGISLSADNTKVYRGGALGELWRWQLDSDKEAVLLSKQHQGNISQPMYYQQRVYFVSDADGNSNIWSVDSQGNDFKQHSFHKEWRIGRASLSNGQIVYQLGADLHLLNLNDNSSQPVNIALASDRVQQRERWLDKPLNYLTSAHYQSQQADSQLAVITARGQIVISATGKRRLVQVDTPEGSRSREAVLSKDGNWVYAINDSSGENEIWRFAADGSKNHKQLTKDGTSHRWQLALSPDGRYIAHDDKAGDLWLLDVNSGKNSKVYQEGIGLRGYSDLVWSADSQLLAFTLNAANGERARLGLYNLADKQAQLITSAKYDSYSPTISPDGLWLYFVSNRKFTATPGSPWGDRNMGPMFDQRSEIFAVSLKQQACFGFRPEQELDSCNDKAALDSRNGKKGNLVDWQGVQQRLWQVPVAASNYYKLALNDKRLYMLDRATGANSKRQLKQVELSRTEAKVTTFASDVADYQLAADGKTLFVRQPTKDGKAEMLVVAATDKLPKELKHNRLNINNWQLALSPTEEWQQMFADAWRMHRDFLFDKGMRGLDWQASKEKYQPLLARVTDRYELDDVFAQMMGELNALHSQVRGGEYRQTDTQPKVASLGARFVAQKSGLKVEQIYRSDPEVLAMLSPLAKPGVDISEGDIITAVNGTPVNTEADLIQQLRNQAGKQVLLNVQRGKKQWQTVVVPAGQDSRLRYQDWVWHNQQKVTEQSNNEFGYLHLYAMGSGDVSNFAREFYANYDKKGLIIDVRRNRGGNIDSWIIEKLLRKAWAFWQPTQGAAYTNMQQTFRGHLVVLTDQLTYSDGETFAAGVKSLGLAPLVGKRTAGAGVWLSGRNRLSDNGMARVAETAQYAMDGSWIIEGYGVSPDVEVDNLPYATFNGEDAQLQHALDYLNKQLFQQPITPLKATLPTSGIAVDVKAL
- a CDS encoding TIGR02647 family protein, which encodes MSITPDLTAEVRILARYNLDSTMEGLKVHQNADAQTKQAIQRLFEKGLVNQPDGGYLTELGMSCAEHIQSALRILDHSKETA
- a CDS encoding transglutaminase family protein, which translates into the protein MQVATIQSIQFKQAIGFSSLLFTLTLLLHSALPLWFILVICSSLGLYLLQAYKAKAVAANTKYVGNKESGSQVNVWHVSVLQVNIVAALILVGLLVNIRQAGVLNLMLQILLLAVNCRLWLLQKAAERQQLVWVQYFLLASGFILHQSMLMALLIFGLIGLNLYLHYHLFAPAHTRIPQRALIQSVVIIIPLWLACFVLFPRLAPFWQIPNINMATTGLGDSIDPGSIEQLVQNDSVAFRVEFSQAPPPQQQLYWRAKIYEQFDGRSWHVDEVKNSSNKAKQPAANIDTLSNPNEVTDLIRYKVIAEPSQQRSLFSLANPVQSQGPVQIQQAGLVQANTIVSQRLPYQLASIEQPIGLISAAERDRNLTLANGNAASKAFAQQLFANAPTPDAFVKAVANHFNQQAYFYSLTPPRLGKDSIDQFLFETKTGFCSHYASAAAFMLRSVGIPARVVGGYQGGNWYAEQNYLQVTQREAHAWVEYLVDQHWYKFDPTAAVAPERVLQDLNAALNDEQRLMLQSGWQQISWLSDLRQQFRHIDYYWSVWVLGFDTSQQLDIWRTLKRYAWHLLVGLGFILAILVLSWLYLQQKKRRLNVPAATLLIQQYVPSLWQNKTPSSSVSGYLQQLSRNYPKHAELLNSLIALYDQALYQQDTAALAALHQLLRREKTRLRRFFRMVQNA
- a CDS encoding DUF58 domain-containing protein; amino-acid sequence: MLNLKKRLYPHYWTWLSRWLDKRQPAATSITLSQRIIFILPTRYGIWFSLLCVLLYLLGTNYQNNLILLVCYLLLSIWLVSIVLTFRNLNGLSLSCSSNNEGYADQDLAINISTVSQSPRYMLKFQFINQPHNLAYSVIKPTLDTALSLNIAGKSRGHYPLPRLKVSSSYPFGLWRSWSYIALKQQYWVYPSPLKTSSTHFGQNKTVQPHLDTEISQQLRQYQTGDSLNLILWKRLARDSTRPIVRLREPIQQYDPSWVTIADLSGAALEQALSYGCEKLLALEADKQFYGLKTSKVTYPPSQGALHLQRCLQHLALYPCK